A DNA window from Halanaerobium saccharolyticum subsp. saccharolyticum DSM 6643 contains the following coding sequences:
- a CDS encoding DUF523 domain-containing protein has product MYIVSSCLAGINCRYDGGNNLNEKVVKLVKEGKAIPVCPEILGGLETPRTPSEIIRDEAGNRKVVNKNGEDVTTEFIKGAMKTVSIAKIVEADQAIMKKNSPSCGYGKIYDGTFNNNLVEGNGITVDLLIENGIEILTVDDLD; this is encoded by the coding sequence ATGTATATAGTAAGTTCATGTCTTGCGGGTATCAATTGTCGTTATGATGGTGGTAATAATTTAAACGAAAAAGTTGTTAAATTAGTTAAAGAAGGTAAAGCAATTCCAGTTTGTCCCGAGATATTGGGAGGCTTAGAAACTCCAAGAACACCTTCGGAAATAATTAGGGATGAAGCTGGGAATAGAAAAGTTGTAAATAAAAATGGGGAAGATGTAACAACAGAATTTATAAAGGGCGCAATGAAAACAGTTTCAATTGCTAAAATTGTGGAGGCTGATCAAGCAATAATGAAAAAAAACAGTCCTTCCTGTGGTTATGGTAAAATTTACGATGGTACTTTTAACAATAATTTAGTTGAAGGAAATGGGATTACAGTAGATCTGTTAATTGAAAACGGAATAGAAATTCTGACAGTTGACGATTTAGATTAA
- a CDS encoding diguanylate cyclase — protein sequence MNMKNITDKNIDLKKLLKKLANQTPGALYQFNFYPEDETMFCSYISEGVYEIFELYPEEVLEDVNKVFARIHPDDKNQIMNSIRESTAQLKLWKETFRVVLPQKGERWIQGNAKPEKMDDGCILWHGNLIDISEEKEWKKEIEIYAKALKNISDSVVITDKDFKIEYINKAAKKLFGYSPDELKGESPGVFNSETHADNIQKKLYKKISRGEVYQGELLYKRKDGSNFICDMKITPLTNENEEIYAYIGIQRDITAKKNKQQEIEFQLKFQKTLSDVSSDLLNINSANIDRKINSALKKIGHFFNIDRSYIFQFSNNYDFVSNTHEWCKKGIEAQIDKLQNINVNNFSWAMNKLYNNQVINIKDIENMDINKKAEKKLLKELNLKSIVIMPMHIENELFGFFGFDFVEEKRAFSKDEIRLLRIFTDFITNAFLKHIDYQKIKELTYHDSLTGLYNRRFFVEELKRLDTKRQLPISIIVADIDGLKIINDSFGHQKGDCLIKKSADLIKNDIRDEDILARHGGDEFAILLPQTSGEEAENIVSRIKNNTKKSSSYKFNISISFGIATKNKIEEDINEIFKLADDKMYQNKLSENKSIKNKIVQGLISTLEVKSNETKEHTVRMTKLSLNFANYLNLSNSEINRLSLLSNLHDIGKITVDDKILKKSEKLTEEEWEAMKKHSEAGYNIANSSEEFALVAEEIYSHHERWDGNGYPRGLKGKEIPFLARVIFLIDTYDVITSGRPYKKEMSRSEALKEIENCAGSQFDPELAADFIDFIKEKY from the coding sequence ATGAATATGAAGAACATAACTGATAAAAATATTGATTTAAAAAAATTATTAAAAAAATTAGCGAATCAGACTCCTGGTGCTTTATATCAGTTTAACTTTTATCCAGAGGATGAAACTATGTTTTGTTCCTATATTTCTGAAGGAGTTTATGAAATTTTTGAACTCTATCCGGAAGAAGTTCTGGAAGATGTTAACAAAGTTTTTGCAAGGATTCATCCCGATGATAAAAATCAGATTATGAATTCAATCAGAGAATCCACAGCTCAATTAAAGTTATGGAAGGAAACATTTAGAGTAGTACTGCCTCAAAAAGGAGAAAGATGGATCCAAGGAAACGCCAAACCTGAAAAAATGGATGACGGCTGTATATTATGGCATGGAAATCTTATTGATATCAGTGAGGAAAAAGAATGGAAAAAGGAAATAGAGATTTATGCTAAAGCACTTAAAAACATTTCTGATTCAGTTGTAATTACAGATAAAGATTTTAAGATTGAGTATATTAATAAAGCAGCCAAAAAATTATTTGGTTATTCACCGGATGAACTAAAAGGTGAAAGTCCAGGTGTTTTTAATTCGGAAACTCATGCAGATAATATCCAAAAAAAATTATATAAAAAAATATCCAGAGGTGAAGTTTATCAAGGGGAGTTATTATACAAAAGAAAAGATGGGTCGAATTTTATTTGTGATATGAAAATAACTCCTTTAACTAATGAAAATGAAGAAATATATGCCTATATCGGGATTCAAAGAGATATTACTGCTAAGAAAAACAAACAGCAAGAAATTGAATTCCAGCTTAAATTCCAAAAAACATTATCTGATGTTTCCAGTGATTTACTTAATATAAATAGTGCTAATATAGATAGAAAAATTAACAGTGCTTTAAAAAAGATTGGACATTTTTTTAATATTGACAGAAGCTATATTTTTCAGTTTTCAAATAATTATGATTTTGTGTCAAATACTCATGAATGGTGTAAAAAAGGAATAGAAGCACAAATAGACAAATTACAGAATATAAATGTTAATAATTTTAGCTGGGCTATGAATAAATTATATAACAATCAGGTTATAAATATAAAAGACATAGAAAATATGGACATTAATAAAAAAGCTGAAAAGAAATTATTAAAAGAACTGAATTTAAAATCGATTGTTATTATGCCAATGCATATTGAAAATGAATTATTTGGGTTTTTTGGTTTTGATTTTGTAGAAGAAAAAAGAGCTTTTTCAAAAGATGAAATTAGGCTTTTAAGAATTTTTACTGATTTTATAACTAATGCTTTTTTAAAACATATTGATTATCAAAAGATTAAAGAGTTAACTTATCATGATAGTTTAACTGGATTATATAATAGAAGATTTTTCGTAGAAGAATTAAAACGACTTGATACTAAAAGACAGCTTCCGATTTCTATAATAGTAGCTGATATTGATGGATTAAAAATTATTAATGATAGTTTTGGCCATCAAAAAGGTGATTGTTTAATTAAGAAAAGTGCTGATTTAATAAAAAATGACATCAGAGACGAAGATATACTAGCTCGTCACGGGGGAGACGAATTTGCAATATTACTGCCTCAAACCTCAGGCGAAGAAGCTGAAAACATAGTTTCAAGAATTAAAAACAATACTAAAAAAAGCAGCAGTTATAAATTCAATATTTCTATATCTTTTGGTATTGCGACAAAAAATAAGATTGAAGAGGATATAAACGAAATTTTTAAATTAGCTGATGATAAAATGTACCAGAATAAACTATCAGAAAACAAAAGTATTAAAAATAAAATTGTTCAGGGCTTAATAAGTACTTTAGAAGTAAAAAGTAATGAAACAAAAGAACACACAGTTAGAATGACCAAATTATCTTTAAATTTTGCTAATTATTTAAATTTGTCTAATTCTGAAATCAATAGATTATCTCTGCTTTCAAATTTACATGATATTGGAAAAATAACAGTAGATGATAAAATATTAAAAAAATCAGAAAAATTAACTGAAGAAGAATGGGAAGCAATGAAAAAGCATTCTGAAGCTGGTTATAATATTGCAAATTCTTCCGAAGAATTTGCTTTGGTCGCAGAAGAAATTTATTCTCATCACGAAAGATGGGATGGTAATGGTTATCCTCGAGGTTTAAAAGGAAAAGAAATCCCGTTTTTAGCTCGAGTTATTTTTCTGATAGACACTTATGATGTAATTACTAGCGGAAGACCATATAAAAAAGAGATGAGCAGGTCAGAGGCTTTAAAAGAGATTGAAAATTGTGCAGGAAGTCAATTTGATCCTGAGTTAGCAGCGGATTTTATTGATTTTATTAAAGAAAAATATTAG
- a CDS encoding sugar-binding transcriptional regulator encodes MNVNKKTKVKIARYYYHEGFTQTKIAEKLSIPRQTVNKIVKNLVDDGIVRIEIIEGPYFNTELENKLEKKYKLKQVILVDYDDPEEINNLLGKKGANFFESLLNSNTKVGLSWGNTLSSFASNLTKKNYKDVTVVQLVGGSNNLDNSIKADEITRITAEKIGGNSCLLYAPSHVQNKKTKEAFLSEENIENVFNEMNDCDMAVVGIGEMSENATLFKGKYLSKGHYEELLAADCVGDICSRYFDSEGKIVNHPINNTVIGIDIEKLKDIPVVIGIAGGENKHKAISGALKGNFLDILITTTDVAKKLVGEEV; translated from the coding sequence ATGAATGTTAATAAGAAAACGAAAGTAAAAATAGCTAGATATTATTATCATGAAGGATTTACTCAGACTAAAATTGCTGAAAAATTATCGATACCAAGACAAACAGTTAATAAAATTGTAAAAAATTTAGTTGATGATGGTATTGTTAGAATAGAAATAATTGAAGGACCATATTTTAATACAGAATTAGAAAATAAATTAGAAAAAAAGTATAAATTAAAGCAGGTAATTTTAGTGGATTATGATGATCCAGAAGAAATAAATAATTTACTTGGAAAAAAAGGAGCAAATTTTTTCGAATCATTACTAAATTCTAATACAAAAGTTGGATTATCCTGGGGTAATACTCTTTCCTCTTTTGCATCTAATTTGACTAAGAAAAACTATAAAGATGTTACTGTTGTTCAATTGGTTGGAGGTTCAAATAATCTTGATAATTCAATTAAAGCGGATGAAATAACAAGAATTACAGCTGAAAAAATTGGAGGGAACTCTTGTCTTTTATATGCTCCTTCGCATGTTCAAAACAAAAAAACCAAAGAAGCATTTCTTTCAGAAGAAAATATTGAAAATGTTTTTAATGAAATGAATGATTGTGATATGGCTGTAGTTGGAATAGGAGAAATGAGTGAGAATGCAACTCTTTTCAAAGGTAAATATTTATCAAAAGGTCATTATGAAGAATTACTTGCAGCTGATTGTGTAGGAGATATTTGCTCCCGCTATTTTGATAGTGAAGGGAAAATTGTTAACCATCCTATCAATAATACTGTAATTGGGATTGATATAGAAAAATTAAAAGATATTCCAGTTGTAATTGGAATTGCAGGAGGAGAAAATAAACATAAGGCAATTTCTGGAGCTTTAAAAGGTAATTTTTTAGATATATTAATCACAACCACTGATGTAGCTAAAAAATTAGTTGGAGAGGAGGTTTAA
- a CDS encoding histone deacetylase family protein translates to MRNPKKLKAKNKVGLIFFPAFDWEISPTHPERKERLLYTRDQVFEEGLLDIEGILEFNPEIASAKEISRANICVPDVDSVASEPHKISAGGAIKAADLVLEGKVDKAFALVRPPGHHAHRVVHGARGFCNINNEAIMVESIRNKYPNKKIAFVDTDAHHADGTQEIFYHDPNVLHISLHQDGRTLFPGSGFVNELGGPTAYAKTLNIPLPPGCSDQGLLYVINEFVLPVLNDFQPDLIINAAGQDNHYSDPLTNMNISAKGYAKMNDLLDPDLAVLQGGYSIESALPYINVGLILAMAGLDYSSVEEPDYDPEILKEDQSLIKEIKETVAELKKIWKNRENKNLEEIYGDYSTFYSRDKSIFYDTAGINEKQSEKVRVCNQCQGYLIIDSKAGKSSFSSNQVMAVSIPKLVCDQCYQEAREKFDNLKNEYESVYLQDLKADEYLRN, encoded by the coding sequence ATGAGGAATCCAAAAAAATTAAAAGCTAAAAATAAAGTAGGGCTAATTTTTTTTCCTGCTTTTGACTGGGAAATTTCTCCGACTCACCCAGAAAGAAAAGAAAGGCTGCTTTATACCAGAGATCAAGTTTTTGAAGAAGGATTACTTGATATTGAAGGCATTTTAGAATTTAATCCTGAAATTGCTTCGGCAAAAGAAATTTCACGAGCCAATATTTGTGTTCCAGATGTTGATAGTGTGGCCTCTGAACCGCATAAAATTTCAGCTGGGGGAGCAATTAAAGCGGCTGATTTAGTTTTAGAGGGGAAAGTAGATAAAGCTTTTGCCCTTGTGCGGCCACCAGGTCACCATGCTCATCGGGTGGTTCATGGTGCTCGAGGCTTTTGTAATATTAATAATGAGGCAATTATGGTTGAATCAATTCGCAATAAATATCCAAATAAAAAAATTGCTTTTGTGGATACTGACGCCCATCATGCTGATGGAACTCAGGAAATATTTTATCATGATCCGAATGTGCTTCATATTTCTTTACACCAGGACGGAAGGACTCTTTTTCCCGGTTCAGGTTTTGTTAATGAATTAGGAGGGCCAACAGCTTATGCAAAAACTTTAAATATTCCCCTGCCTCCCGGATGCTCTGATCAGGGGCTGCTTTATGTTATAAATGAATTTGTTTTACCGGTTTTAAATGATTTTCAGCCTGATTTAATTATCAATGCGGCCGGTCAAGACAATCATTATTCGGATCCTTTAACAAATATGAACATTTCTGCTAAAGGCTATGCAAAAATGAATGATCTTTTAGATCCTGATCTGGCTGTACTTCAGGGAGGATATTCAATAGAAAGTGCTCTTCCTTATATTAATGTGGGTTTAATCCTGGCCATGGCTGGTTTAGATTACAGTTCTGTAGAAGAGCCTGATTATGATCCAGAAATTTTAAAAGAAGATCAGAGCCTTATTAAAGAGATCAAAGAAACAGTGGCAGAGTTAAAAAAGATCTGGAAAAATAGAGAAAACAAAAATCTAGAAGAAATTTATGGTGACTACTCTACATTTTACAGCAGAGATAAAAGCATATTTTATGATACAGCTGGAATTAATGAAAAACAGAGCGAAAAAGTTAGAGTCTGTAATCAATGTCAGGGTTATTTGATAATTGATTCTAAAGCAGGAAAGAGTAGTTTTAGCAGCAATCAGGTAATGGCAGTTTCTATTCCTAAACTGGTTTGTGATCAATGTTATCAAGAAGCCAGAGAAAAATTTGATAATTTAAAAAACGAATATGAGTCTGTTTATTTACAGGATTTAAAAGCAGATGAATATCTCAGAAATTAA
- a CDS encoding DUF362 domain-containing protein codes for MSPKVSISKFDSLKGNEEFIGGEFKRYDEDISAIKEKLRDLIEKSVGSIDNLIKTGDRVLIKPNLAFLAPPESFSVVDPRVIEALVSLLKEESKAGEVWVGDNPSLGKHVGRAKPAFKAAEMEQAAYRGGADKVLYFDEESSIEIDIPMAKVFKKASVFRPIIDADVLINLPKMKTHLGGTVTLGLKNWQGIIPNVHPSGQQQDTHRIDLDQKIADLLRIRKADLTIVDGIIAMEGQGPHAGTPLEMNLLIAGKDTVAVDSVTSYIMGYEPHEVPSTQIAFSEGQGEMRLDKIEIDGVSLESVRRFFKRPASNPVGLIPGIDVLIQQTCPGCYKYIRGALDSFSQSLDTEKFVEENGESLIIAGGVPSLDYTDAEGKHLFVIGDCWKKFESRAEVEKAMEVAETVTEYPGCAPIYVFAQLNTDLAAMNS; via the coding sequence ATGAGTCCAAAAGTATCAATAAGCAAATTTGATTCTTTAAAAGGAAATGAAGAATTTATTGGTGGTGAGTTTAAGCGATATGATGAAGATATTTCGGCAATAAAAGAAAAATTACGTGATCTAATTGAAAAAAGTGTGGGTAGTATTGATAATCTGATTAAAACTGGGGACCGAGTTTTGATAAAACCTAATCTTGCTTTTTTAGCACCGCCGGAAAGCTTTTCTGTTGTAGATCCTCGAGTAATTGAAGCTCTTGTTTCTCTTTTAAAAGAAGAATCAAAAGCAGGAGAAGTATGGGTTGGAGATAACCCTTCATTAGGTAAACATGTTGGAAGAGCTAAACCTGCCTTTAAAGCGGCAGAAATGGAACAGGCTGCTTATAGAGGTGGTGCTGATAAAGTTCTATATTTTGATGAAGAATCTTCAATAGAAATTGATATTCCAATGGCTAAAGTTTTTAAAAAAGCATCTGTCTTTAGACCAATAATTGATGCTGATGTCTTAATTAATCTGCCAAAGATGAAAACTCACTTAGGTGGAACTGTCACTCTAGGCTTAAAAAACTGGCAGGGAATTATACCTAATGTACATCCATCTGGTCAGCAGCAGGATACCCATAGAATAGATCTTGACCAAAAAATAGCTGATCTATTAAGAATTAGAAAAGCAGATTTAACAATTGTTGATGGAATTATTGCAATGGAAGGTCAGGGGCCTCATGCAGGAACTCCTTTGGAAATGAATCTTTTAATTGCTGGAAAAGATACTGTAGCAGTTGATTCGGTTACTTCCTATATTATGGGCTATGAGCCTCATGAAGTACCTTCAACTCAGATAGCTTTTTCTGAAGGTCAGGGAGAAATGAGATTAGATAAAATTGAAATTGATGGAGTTAGCTTAGAAAGCGTAAGAAGGTTCTTTAAAAGACCGGCCAGTAATCCTGTTGGATTGATACCTGGAATAGATGTCTTGATTCAGCAGACATGTCCTGGTTGTTATAAATATATCAGAGGAGCTTTGGACAGCTTCAGTCAGAGTCTAGATACTGAGAAGTTTGTTGAAGAAAATGGAGAATCATTAATAATTGCCGGAGGAGTTCCTTCATTAGATTACACGGATGCAGAAGGCAAACACTTATTTGTAATTGGTGACTGTTGGAAGAAATTTGAATCACGAGCGGAAGTAGAAAAGGCTATGGAGGTTGCAGAAACAGTTACAGAATATCCAGGTTGTGCCCCAATTTATGTCTTTGCTCAATTAAATACTGACTTAGCGGCAATGAATAGTTAA
- a CDS encoding SDR family NAD(P)-dependent oxidoreductase — MKNILITGSTDGIGRETAKQLAEKNNRIIIHGQNINKAQRVKKELNKINPKVEPKITIADLESQTEVLDLAVKLQQEEEKIDVLINNAGIYKNKLEFTEEKIEKTIAVNYHSHFILTLLLIPLIEKSEDPRIINLSSMVHAHNLDPEKIWDPVDFNGSQAYSDSKLAIILFTFKLNRVLDEVSVNCLHPGVINTKLLQKGWGGGGLSVEQGAKTSVYLAESEQVKDESGNYYINKKRKKPAAAAYNKELQNEFWNKSFEMIKYQEILNKIPDRLIKA, encoded by the coding sequence ATGAAGAATATTTTAATCACTGGTTCTACTGATGGTATTGGCAGAGAAACAGCAAAACAACTGGCTGAAAAAAATAACAGGATAATTATCCATGGGCAGAATATAAATAAAGCCCAAAGGGTAAAAAAAGAACTGAATAAAATCAATCCTAAAGTTGAACCTAAAATTACAATAGCGGATCTTGAATCACAAACAGAAGTTTTAGATTTAGCTGTTAAATTACAGCAGGAAGAAGAAAAAATTGATGTTTTGATAAATAATGCAGGTATCTACAAAAACAAGCTGGAGTTTACTGAAGAAAAAATTGAAAAGACTATAGCAGTTAATTATCATTCTCACTTTATTTTAACATTACTGCTTATTCCTTTAATAGAAAAATCAGAAGATCCTAGAATTATTAATCTATCCTCAATGGTTCATGCCCACAATTTAGATCCAGAAAAAATATGGGATCCAGTTGATTTTAATGGTAGTCAGGCCTATTCTGATTCTAAATTAGCAATTATATTATTTACTTTTAAACTGAATAGAGTCTTAGATGAAGTTTCAGTTAACTGTCTTCACCCGGGGGTAATAAATACTAAGTTACTGCAAAAAGGTTGGGGAGGCGGCGGTTTATCTGTAGAACAAGGGGCAAAAACCTCTGTTTATCTAGCAGAATCTGAACAGGTTAAAGATGAAAGTGGTAACTATTATATTAATAAAAAGAGAAAGAAGCCTGCAGCTGCTGCTTATAATAAGGAACTGCAGAATGAATTTTGGAATAAGAGTTTTGAGATGATAAAATATCAGGAAATTTTAAATAAGATTCCTGATCGGCTTATAAAGGCATGA